From a single Lactococcus allomyrinae genomic region:
- the mscL gene encoding large-conductance mechanosensitive channel protein MscL yields MLKEFKNFILRGNVLDLAVGVIIGAAFTALVKSLVDNLINPLIGLFVQSTALAHLEFTVGKAKFTYGAFLNDAINFVITAFVIFILIKLINRLFPKKETTEEEKINEELDTLREIRDLLKK; encoded by the coding sequence ATGTTAAAGGAATTTAAAAACTTCATTTTACGCGGAAACGTGCTGGACCTAGCTGTCGGGGTTATCATCGGTGCTGCTTTTACTGCTCTTGTAAAATCCCTAGTTGATAATTTAATCAACCCATTGATTGGTCTGTTTGTGCAAAGCACTGCGCTCGCTCATTTAGAATTTACGGTGGGTAAGGCGAAATTTACTTATGGTGCTTTTCTGAATGATGCTATCAACTTTGTAATTACCGCTTTTGTTATTTTTATTTTGATTAAATTAATTAATCGTCTATTTCCTAAGAAAGAGACAACTGAGGAAGAAAAAATCAATGAAGAATTGGACACTTTGCGCGAAATTCGTGATTTATTGAAAAAATGA